The window GCGTCCTCGATCACCAGCGGCGCGCCCGATTCGATCACGTGGCGGCAGAACGAATACGATGGGGGTGTCGACCGGCGGGTGGCAAACGGCTCCGGGAGACCGACGGCACTCTTGAAGACCTCGCGGTCTCCGGCGGCCAGCGCGATCAGCGAGATCGGCGCGCCGAGCAGACGGGCGGCGAGCCGGGTCATACGATCGAAAGCTTCCTCGGGTGGGCTGTCGAGGAAGGTCGTCACGTGGCTCATAGACCGCGGAGGACTGGAGGAGCGTCGGCTGTTGTCCAGGGGGACCAGCGGAATCTGGTGGGGAAACGCCAGCCGTCAAGGAACTGCTCGTCGCGCCTTGCCAAGCGGCCGGCCGGGGATATCTTCCCGCCGCCCGTTACAAGGACTTTACCAATGCGGCTCCTGCCCCGGGACGAAAAGTTCTTCGATCTCTTCACCGCGGTTGCCACCTTCACGGTGGAGGCCGCCGGTCTGCAGCAGGAGCTGCTCAAGGTGGACGGCAACCGCCGCGGGGCCATCGTCGACCAGATCAAGCGGCTGGAGCACCAGGCAGACCAGGTCACCCACGACGTGGTGACCCGGCTCGACCGGGTCTTCATCACGCCGCTCGACCGGGAGGACATCCACCTGCTGGCCTCCCGCCTGGACGACGTGATCGACCTGATCGACGGCACCGCACGGCGGCTCCAGATGTTCCGGGCCGGAACGGCGCCGGAGGGTGCCCTGCTCATCGCCGAGGTGATCGCCCGAGCCACGGTCCAGCTGCAGGTGGCGGTCGGGGCGCTGGAGAAGAACGCGTCCGGCGTGGTGCTCGAGGCCTGCGTGCAGGTGAAACGGCTGGAAGAGGAGGGGGACTCGCTTTACCACGAATGGCTCGGGTGCCTGTTCGAGGGATCGCCGGACGCGCTGACGGTGATCAAGTGGAAGGAGATCTACGACAACCTGGAGAAGACCCTCGACTACATCGAGGACGCGAGCAACGTGCTGGAATCCATCTCCATCAAGCACGCCTGAGCATGGACAGCGGCGTCGGCTACGTCCTGGCGATCGTCGCCGTCGCGCTCGCCTTCGACTTCATCAACGGATTTCACGACAGCGCCAACTCCATCGCTACTGTAGTCTCCACCCGGGTCCTCTCACCCCACGTGGCGGTGGTC is drawn from Gemmatimonadales bacterium and contains these coding sequences:
- a CDS encoding DUF47 family protein yields the protein MRLLPRDEKFFDLFTAVATFTVEAAGLQQELLKVDGNRRGAIVDQIKRLEHQADQVTHDVVTRLDRVFITPLDREDIHLLASRLDDVIDLIDGTARRLQMFRAGTAPEGALLIAEVIARATVQLQVAVGALEKNASGVVLEACVQVKRLEEEGDSLYHEWLGCLFEGSPDALTVIKWKEIYDNLEKTLDYIEDASNVLESISIKHA